A single genomic interval of Anaerobacillus sp. CMMVII harbors:
- the phnD gene encoding phosphate/phosphite/phosphonate ABC transporter substrate-binding protein: MLILELYELNFWNCVYITMLNEVNIIKTQYLFLFYLFILVACDKTPELEFIHLVEKNTAEVFVEEENDATVKVAFASVVSPEETRYKYELLIKYIERKIDKPITVIQRQTYDEINQLLKDGDVDLAFICSLSYVIGKEEGYVLDIATTKINGNDHYQAYIITHINSDIYSIEDLRGKNFAFVDPYSYSGKLALLGMLDDYGYSEDTFFDETFYTYSHDYSVKAVARGAVDAATVDGITFDMLVEIENEDAKQIRVIDKGPLAGAPPIVVSHKIDPNLKKELKDLILSLKDDPAGKIILQELMIEEFVVINQENYEPIRNVLNLMGE; the protein is encoded by the coding sequence AAAACACAATATTTATTCCTATTCTATTTATTTATATTAGTAGCATGTGATAAAACGCCCGAGTTAGAGTTTATTCATTTAGTCGAAAAAAATACAGCAGAAGTCTTTGTTGAAGAAGAAAACGACGCTACAGTAAAAGTTGCTTTTGCCTCTGTTGTTTCTCCAGAAGAAACGCGATATAAATATGAATTATTAATTAAATATATTGAAAGAAAAATTGACAAACCGATTACTGTTATTCAAAGACAGACGTATGATGAAATTAATCAGTTATTAAAAGATGGGGATGTTGATTTAGCTTTTATATGTTCACTTTCCTATGTTATCGGTAAGGAAGAGGGATATGTACTAGATATTGCAACTACTAAGATTAATGGAAATGATCATTATCAAGCATATATCATTACCCATATTAATAGTGATATATACTCAATTGAAGATTTAAGAGGGAAAAATTTTGCTTTTGTTGATCCTTATTCATATTCAGGTAAGTTAGCATTATTAGGGATGCTCGATGATTACGGATATTCAGAAGATACATTTTTTGATGAAACATTTTATACGTACAGTCATGACTATTCAGTAAAAGCAGTAGCGAGAGGTGCTGTTGATGCTGCAACGGTTGATGGAATTACCTTCGACATGTTAGTAGAAATTGAAAATGAAGATGCTAAGCAAATTAGAGTTATAGATAAGGGGCCGTTGGCAGGAGCACCGCCAATAGTTGTTTCACATAAAATTGATCCCAATTTAAAAAAAGAATTAAAGGATTTAATCTTATCTTTAAAAGATGATCCTGCTGGGAAAATAATCTTACAAGAATTAATGATTGAAGAATTTGTAGTCATTAACCAAGAGAACTATGAACCAATAAGAAACGTATTAAATTTAATGGGTGAATAA
- a CDS encoding histidine kinase yields MGASIHIKIYGMVFIVITLVTVFSLFAIRMSITETLSQQLDDRVKSIGSDVAAKSSDLMLTNNIYALQKLVNDTKANNKDIEYVFILNERGKPLVHTYENQMLSDELKLYNKVDNNDNVNLVLFNSEKGIIRDVAVPVVKGLGGTARVGLRNDSLNKALVDVTKHIFTIMFFVLIVSVVIVLGLTRIITFPITKLVGLTKKVAIGDFSSRISNFPNDEIGKLTHSFNSMLGNLEKERNEKEEYFKEILTRNRELTLLNSISANITSIDEMKKVLQKFVQKIVHELSLNSAFIQIKIGDQIEVISDSKEKCFLDMYSNEAEIKEPRCLCENEEAKVNNTFPLLVKDQYVGKIQICNTKELDPYSVKILKTIGNQLSVTIENIQLWQELKKKEKIREMLLEKVMTVQEEERKRIARELHDETSHSLSSILLGLKVLQESPSDEVRKNEIKKLRELTHNTIEEVHELAWQLRPSILDKFGLKVAIERYIEEFKKKFPAEFDLIINGIETDRLRPEIETAIFRVVQESLTNILKYSNATSVSVIIMKNRSIISVIIEDDGVGFNIEAVLNKDPSKYNLGIRGMQERVSLLGGTLNIESERDQGTVIMVKIPLKPEGGDILDSQNHAS; encoded by the coding sequence TTGGGGGCTTCCATCCACATTAAAATTTATGGAATGGTTTTCATTGTAATTACTTTAGTGACAGTTTTTAGTTTATTTGCAATAAGAATGTCAATCACTGAGACGTTATCTCAACAGTTAGATGATAGGGTAAAATCAATCGGTAGTGATGTAGCGGCAAAAAGTAGTGACCTTATGTTGACAAATAATATTTATGCCCTACAAAAACTTGTAAATGATACGAAAGCTAATAATAAAGACATTGAATATGTTTTTATTCTAAATGAACGTGGGAAACCACTTGTTCATACTTATGAAAATCAAATGTTAAGTGACGAGCTCAAATTATATAATAAAGTAGATAATAACGACAATGTAAATTTAGTTTTATTTAACTCTGAGAAAGGAATAATTCGTGATGTTGCAGTTCCAGTCGTAAAGGGGTTGGGTGGAACTGCAAGAGTAGGTTTACGAAATGATTCTTTGAACAAAGCGTTAGTCGATGTAACGAAACATATATTTACGATTATGTTTTTTGTATTAATTGTATCTGTTGTAATTGTTTTGGGATTAACAAGGATCATTACATTTCCAATTACAAAATTAGTGGGTTTAACTAAAAAAGTGGCAATAGGTGATTTCAGTTCAAGAATAAGTAATTTTCCGAATGATGAGATTGGAAAACTAACACATTCTTTTAATTCAATGCTTGGGAATCTCGAAAAAGAAAGAAATGAAAAAGAAGAATATTTTAAAGAAATATTAACTAGGAATCGAGAATTAACTCTATTAAACAGTATTTCAGCAAATATAACATCAATCGATGAAATGAAAAAGGTTTTGCAAAAGTTTGTTCAGAAAATCGTACATGAACTTTCATTAAATAGTGCATTTATTCAAATAAAAATAGGAGATCAAATCGAAGTGATTTCTGATTCAAAGGAAAAGTGTTTTTTAGACATGTATAGTAATGAGGCAGAAATCAAGGAACCAAGATGTTTATGTGAAAACGAGGAGGCTAAAGTAAATAATACTTTTCCATTATTAGTGAAAGATCAATATGTAGGGAAAATACAAATATGTAATACGAAAGAATTGGATCCTTATTCGGTAAAAATCTTAAAAACGATCGGAAATCAACTTTCAGTAACCATTGAGAATATTCAACTTTGGCAAGAGCTGAAAAAGAAGGAAAAAATCCGTGAAATGCTTTTAGAAAAAGTAATGACCGTGCAGGAAGAGGAAAGGAAGAGAATTGCAAGAGAGCTGCATGATGAAACGAGTCATTCCCTTTCATCGATTTTATTAGGTTTAAAAGTCTTACAAGAATCCCCATCAGATGAAGTCAGAAAAAATGAGATAAAAAAATTAAGAGAACTAACCCATAATACGATTGAAGAGGTACATGAATTAGCTTGGCAGTTAAGACCGAGCATCCTTGATAAATTCGGTCTAAAAGTAGCAATTGAACGGTATATTGAAGAATTTAAAAAGAAATTTCCGGCAGAGTTTGATTTAATAATTAACGGAATTGAGACGGATAGACTAAGACCAGAGATAGAGACAGCCATTTTTCGGGTTGTTCAAGAGTCATTAACGAATATTTTGAAGTATTCCAATGCTACATCAGTAAGCGTTATAATTATGAAAAATCGATCCATCATTTCAGTCATTATTGAAGATGATGGTGTAGGTTTTAATATTGAAGCAGTGTTAAATAAAGACCCTTCAAAATACAATTTAGGTATTAGAGGAATGCAGGAACGAGTTTCTTTATTAGGTGGGACGCTTAACATCGAATCTGAACGTGATCAAGGTACAGTAATTATGGTTAAAATTCCGTTAAAACCTGAGGGGGGAGATATACTTGACAGTCAGAATCATGCTAGTTGA
- a CDS encoding response regulator transcription factor translates to MTVRIMLVDDHPVFRSGLKTIILAEENFEVVAEADNGKTAIEKACRTNLDIIIMDINMPEKDGIEATKEIMAKNPDVKILILTMYSDEAYLKEGLNAGASGYVLKRAVDTELITAIKTVIRGEHYIYPTLIPSLYGKPKEQNIDINTSVEDDLLSQREKEVLRLIALGYTQKEISTELFISIKTVETYKARLMDKIGAKKKSDLVKYALKTELLTNMD, encoded by the coding sequence TTGACAGTCAGAATCATGCTAGTTGATGATCATCCTGTATTTCGTTCCGGTTTAAAAACTATTATTCTAGCAGAAGAAAATTTTGAAGTTGTTGCTGAGGCTGATAATGGGAAGACCGCCATCGAAAAAGCGTGTCGAACTAATCTGGATATCATCATAATGGATATTAATATGCCTGAAAAAGATGGTATTGAAGCAACAAAAGAAATTATGGCCAAAAATCCTGATGTGAAAATATTAATTTTAACAATGTATTCAGATGAGGCATATTTGAAAGAGGGTCTTAATGCAGGTGCTTCTGGGTATGTGTTAAAAAGAGCTGTAGATACAGAACTAATTACTGCAATCAAGACAGTAATTAGAGGCGAACACTATATTTATCCAACTTTAATTCCTAGTTTATATGGTAAACCTAAAGAACAAAATATAGATATAAACACTAGTGTTGAAGATGATCTACTTAGTCAAAGAGAAAAAGAGGTTTTAAGGCTCATAGCTCTAGGTTATACACAAAAGGAAATCTCGACAGAGCTTTTTATTAGTATTAAAACTGTAGAAACTTATAAGGCAAGATTAATGGATAAGATTGGTGCAAAGAAAAAGTCGGACCTAGTTAAGTATGCTTTGAAAACAGAATTATTAACAAACATGGATTAA
- the mgtE gene encoding magnesium transporter, translating to MVKLDQQTRETYQNHIIQTIIDQNMTDFRELFFELHPTDQIDILNSVTKKQRAVFYKFVKPDEFAEIFQGLEVSKQKLYISELQQNYAIDVINNMPYDDIADFFAELPESTKELYLSQMDKDEAAEVIHLLKYDDQTAGAIMTTEYISVASSDTVGNVMNRLRLEAPEAETIYYLYVIDEQLKLVGVVSLRDLIVSPLDQSIEEVMLSRVRSVETHTDQEEVARIMKKYDFLAIPVTAQGMLVGIVTVDDIMDVVEEETEEDFGEISAVRGSIDANVTAFAAAKKRAPWIIMLMFLGLVTAGVIGEFEETLEAVIILAVFIPLIMDSAGNTGTQALAVVVRGLALGSVDGSSVKKMLKREFGTGLMLGLICAITLLIIIPFLYDGGLILAAIVGVSLFFTLSFSTMVGATVPLIINKLKIDPAVASGPFITTINDIMGLIIYFSIATALLDYLPQ from the coding sequence ATGGTAAAATTAGACCAACAAACTCGTGAAACTTATCAAAATCACATCATTCAAACAATTATTGACCAAAATATGACTGATTTTAGAGAACTTTTTTTTGAATTACATCCTACAGATCAAATAGACATCTTAAATTCAGTAACCAAAAAACAGCGTGCTGTTTTTTATAAATTTGTGAAACCTGACGAGTTTGCGGAGATATTTCAAGGGCTGGAAGTTAGTAAGCAAAAATTGTATATCTCAGAATTGCAACAGAACTATGCTATCGATGTTATCAATAATATGCCTTACGATGACATAGCTGACTTTTTTGCAGAGCTTCCCGAAAGCACGAAAGAATTGTATTTGAGTCAAATGGATAAGGATGAAGCCGCGGAAGTAATCCACCTATTAAAGTATGATGACCAAACAGCCGGTGCAATTATGACGACAGAGTATATATCCGTGGCATCATCAGATACCGTTGGGAACGTTATGAACCGCCTACGGTTAGAGGCACCTGAAGCAGAAACAATTTACTACCTTTACGTTATTGATGAGCAGTTGAAATTAGTAGGAGTTGTATCATTAAGAGATTTAATTGTTTCACCTTTAGATCAAAGTATTGAAGAAGTTATGCTTTCAAGGGTTAGATCGGTTGAAACACACACGGACCAAGAAGAAGTGGCAAGGATAATGAAAAAATACGATTTCCTTGCCATTCCAGTAACTGCTCAAGGAATGCTTGTTGGGATTGTCACAGTTGATGATATTATGGATGTTGTTGAGGAAGAAACAGAGGAAGATTTTGGTGAGATTTCAGCTGTTAGAGGTTCCATTGATGCCAATGTTACTGCTTTTGCTGCAGCTAAGAAACGCGCACCATGGATTATCATGCTAATGTTTTTAGGGCTGGTAACCGCTGGTGTAATTGGAGAATTTGAGGAAACCCTAGAAGCAGTCATTATATTAGCGGTATTTATTCCGTTAATTATGGACTCAGCAGGAAATACCGGTACACAGGCTTTAGCAGTAGTTGTACGTGGATTAGCGTTGGGATCTGTTGACGGATCATCTGTTAAGAAAATGCTGAAGCGCGAATTTGGAACTGGACTTATGCTCGGGCTAATTTGTGCCATTACATTGCTAATTATTATTCCGTTTTTATACGATGGTGGATTAATACTAGCTGCTATTGTGGGTGTTTCCTTATTTTTCACTCTCAGCTTCTCTACCATGGTTGGAGCTACAGTTCCTTTAATTATTAATAAGTTAAAAATCGATCCTGCAGTTGCGTCAGGCCCATTTATCACAACTATAAATGATATTATGGGATTAATTATTTACTTCTCAATCGCAACAGCCTTATTAGATTATTTACCTCAATAA
- the nikA gene encoding nickel ABC transporter substrate-binding protein, which yields MKKYNLVLFFIAIFFITMGCSKVSEVTETKTKASEEGTGTEPKSVTLLYSFAPGSLDPHTESITVRAGITETLVKIDENLEIKPWLAESWEQIDGKTWRFKVREGVTFHDGLPVDGEAVKASFERAIEVSKALQSLLKIESIEADGQQVTFKTTDEYPAFISELVHTNASVIQVNAENIEHAPIGTGPFKVTSYIQDVQIQLERFEGYWDGVAKLEKATVKFNSDGNVRSLSLQSKDADIAYHIPTESIEIIEKSDFLRIESIPSLRAHFILYNNNKATMKDVKVRQALDMLINRPVIAKDLMNGHATEANGPFNKNLPFGSPKEITAFDPDKAKALLEEAGYHLNAKGLMEKDGQTLSLKLATYQGRPELPLMAQYLLAEASLVGIEIDIVVVENVDSYLFENQDEWDMVTYSILTTPRGDGGYFFNVAYLPAASLNPGQIDNPELTSLIEVLNTTSDQFTRNELKSRGVEIIQEQVPQSFIVYPHIVVGVNERVINWKPGAEEYYLLTNTLDVK from the coding sequence TTGAAAAAGTATAATTTAGTGTTGTTTTTCATAGCTATTTTTTTTATAACAATGGGCTGTTCTAAAGTGTCTGAGGTTACTGAAACGAAGACAAAAGCTTCTGAAGAGGGGACAGGGACTGAACCAAAGTCGGTTACGTTACTGTATAGTTTTGCCCCTGGTAGCCTAGATCCTCACACAGAGTCCATTACGGTGAGAGCAGGAATTACTGAGACGTTAGTAAAAATTGATGAAAATCTAGAAATTAAGCCTTGGCTTGCCGAAAGTTGGGAACAAATAGATGGTAAAACATGGAGGTTTAAGGTGAGAGAAGGAGTTACGTTCCACGATGGGCTACCTGTTGATGGAGAGGCGGTTAAAGCTTCATTTGAAAGAGCGATTGAGGTAAGTAAAGCACTTCAATCCCTTTTAAAGATTGAGTCTATTGAGGCAGATGGTCAGCAAGTAACGTTTAAAACAACCGATGAGTACCCAGCGTTTATTTCTGAACTAGTACATACAAATGCCTCAGTTATTCAAGTGAATGCTGAGAACATTGAGCATGCACCAATTGGTACTGGACCTTTTAAAGTGACATCATATATTCAAGATGTCCAAATACAGTTGGAACGTTTTGAGGGGTATTGGGATGGGGTGGCTAAGTTAGAGAAAGCAACTGTTAAGTTTAACTCTGACGGAAATGTTCGTTCGTTAAGTTTACAGTCAAAAGATGCGGACATTGCCTACCATATTCCTACTGAAAGCATAGAGATAATTGAGAAGTCAGATTTCTTAAGAATTGAGTCAATTCCAAGTCTTCGCGCGCATTTTATTCTTTACAACAATAATAAAGCAACGATGAAAGATGTAAAAGTACGCCAAGCATTAGATATGTTAATAAATCGTCCAGTAATTGCAAAGGATCTTATGAATGGTCACGCAACTGAGGCAAATGGTCCATTTAACAAGAACCTACCTTTTGGGAGTCCAAAAGAGATAACTGCCTTTGATCCTGACAAGGCTAAAGCTTTATTAGAAGAAGCAGGTTATCACCTAAACGCAAAAGGGTTGATGGAAAAGGATGGCCAAACTTTATCTTTAAAACTAGCGACATATCAAGGACGCCCAGAACTGCCTCTTATGGCCCAATATCTTCTTGCAGAAGCATCTTTAGTAGGAATTGAAATAGACATAGTTGTTGTTGAGAATGTGGATAGCTATTTATTCGAAAACCAAGATGAGTGGGATATGGTTACTTATAGTATTTTAACAACTCCTCGTGGAGATGGAGGATATTTCTTTAACGTAGCTTATCTTCCTGCTGCTTCGTTAAATCCTGGGCAGATTGATAACCCAGAGCTTACTTCGCTTATTGAGGTACTTAATACAACGAGTGATCAATTCACTCGGAACGAGTTGAAGAGTCGCGGTGTTGAAATAATTCAAGAACAGGTACCACAATCCTTTATTGTTTATCCACACATTGTTGTCGGTGTAAATGAACGGGTGATCAATTGGAAGCCAGGTGCAGAGGAATATTATTTACTTACAAATACTTTGGATGTGAAATAG
- the nikB gene encoding nickel ABC transporter permease: MIQIIFARLGQMVFVIFMLTIITFSLMKLAPGDPIWTMLQVDEVIITFEEKESLREELLFDQPILIQYGNWLKNIVRLDLGKSFVSQQPVTKEIGSRIMPTLFLTMGGLAVMMGIALLLGSLAAIYQNRWIDHLSRLLAFAGASVPTFWLGLIMIYLFSVKFAILPALEHGGIKSLILPSFTLGLGLAAVYARLLRAGLLESYSQEYIRAARARGIGEWQILRVHALRSALVPVITMFGMSFGSLLGGSVVVEVLFSYPGLGKLVVDAVFKRDYPLIQGYVLFTGVVVVFVNLIVDLSYRFLDPRIRYGKGGH, encoded by the coding sequence GTGATTCAAATTATCTTTGCCAGACTAGGGCAAATGGTGTTTGTTATCTTTATGCTAACAATAATTACGTTTAGCTTGATGAAGCTTGCACCGGGTGACCCTATTTGGACAATGCTACAAGTTGATGAAGTAATCATCACTTTTGAAGAAAAGGAAAGTCTAAGAGAAGAACTTTTATTTGATCAGCCAATTCTTATCCAATATGGAAATTGGTTAAAAAATATAGTTCGATTAGATCTAGGGAAATCTTTCGTAAGTCAACAGCCTGTAACGAAAGAAATTGGCAGTAGAATTATGCCGACCTTGTTTTTAACTATGGGCGGCCTTGCAGTAATGATGGGTATCGCCTTACTTTTAGGAAGTCTTGCTGCTATTTATCAAAATCGCTGGATTGATCACCTGAGTAGGTTACTAGCTTTCGCTGGGGCAAGTGTTCCTACCTTCTGGCTTGGTCTCATTATGATTTATCTGTTTTCGGTGAAATTTGCAATTCTGCCAGCGTTAGAACATGGAGGTATCAAGAGTTTGATACTTCCATCTTTTACGTTAGGTCTAGGTCTTGCCGCAGTCTATGCTAGGTTACTTCGAGCAGGACTATTAGAGAGCTACTCTCAAGAATACATTCGCGCTGCTCGGGCAAGAGGTATAGGTGAGTGGCAAATTTTGCGAGTTCACGCCTTGCGTTCAGCCTTGGTACCAGTCATAACTATGTTTGGGATGAGCTTTGGTAGTTTATTAGGAGGATCAGTGGTTGTCGAAGTGTTATTTTCTTATCCTGGATTAGGTAAATTAGTGGTTGATGCGGTGTTTAAACGAGATTATCCACTAATTCAAGGGTACGTTCTCTTTACAGGGGTTGTCGTTGTTTTTGTAAATTTAATTGTAGATTTATCTTACCGGTTTCTAGACCCTCGAATTCGTTACGGGAAGGGTGGACATTAG
- the nikC gene encoding nickel transporter permease, producing MTVKEFFRDPMLVAGFLILSIVMMLIIIGPFVIPNNPFEMNMGNRFARPTLQYPLGTDFFGRCIFSRLIEGAKYTLGLSTLVLLAALSIGVPIGLISGYVGGKLDAILMRIVDGLIAFPDFILAIAIAGFLGLNMKNVVIAIIVVKWISYARLVRSSTLAEKEKDYILAAKLNGSSHPKIIVKHLFPHIASQVAIVGSLDLGKIILIIASLSYLGIGAQPPTPEWGAMLNDARPYFQTVPTLMIYPGLAIMMVVLSFNLIGDGLREALDIKNRS from the coding sequence GTGACTGTGAAAGAGTTTTTTCGTGATCCGATGTTAGTAGCAGGATTTTTGATTTTATCAATCGTTATGATGTTAATAATAATTGGTCCTTTTGTCATTCCTAATAATCCATTTGAAATGAATATGGGAAATCGTTTTGCTAGACCGACGTTACAGTACCCATTAGGAACCGATTTTTTCGGAAGATGTATTTTTTCTAGACTAATTGAAGGGGCAAAATATACCTTAGGCTTATCGACACTCGTTCTATTAGCAGCTCTTTCTATAGGTGTTCCGATTGGTTTAATTTCTGGGTATGTAGGAGGCAAACTAGACGCCATTTTGATGAGGATTGTTGATGGGTTAATTGCGTTTCCTGACTTTATTTTGGCAATTGCTATAGCAGGATTTTTAGGACTCAATATGAAGAATGTTGTTATAGCCATCATTGTCGTAAAATGGATTAGCTATGCACGGCTAGTTCGAAGTAGTACACTAGCGGAAAAAGAGAAGGACTACATTCTTGCAGCAAAACTGAACGGATCAAGTCATCCAAAAATTATTGTTAAACATTTATTTCCTCATATTGCTTCCCAAGTGGCGATTGTTGGTAGTTTAGATTTAGGAAAGATTATTTTAATTATTGCATCGTTATCTTACTTAGGTATTGGAGCTCAACCTCCAACTCCTGAATGGGGAGCGATGTTAAATGATGCAAGACCTTATTTTCAAACAGTTCCTACCTTGATGATTTATCCAGGTTTGGCAATTATGATGGTTGTTCTTAGTTTCAACTTAATTGGCGATGGTCTTAGAGAAGCGCTTGATATAAAGAATAGATCGTGA
- a CDS encoding ABC transporter ATP-binding protein — protein MRTSLIDTSPVLQIKGLSIKNKQNKQQLLHSLDLTINPGEMVGLVGESGSGKSITASAILGLLPRQLEINQGEISFQGNRIDHLPQQRLRPLRGRHMAMIFQDYNGSLTPFIKIGKQMIETLRIHEKITKKEARERALEALQRVKLPETRVFENYPFELSGGQKQRVAIAMAMMLHPALLIADEPTTALDVVTGERILELIKDLQSELKCGVLLISHHLGEVLKWSDRIAVMYGGHLVEEGTTRIVGQHPYTSLLLQSRPQLTNEFTELKLIPGEPGNVSELGCPFVNRCPSRVEKCWESNLKLVYLQANHRVSCHLFDRQFYCNEVR, from the coding sequence ATGAGAACTAGTTTAATAGATACAAGCCCTGTGTTGCAGATAAAAGGTTTATCTATTAAAAATAAGCAAAACAAGCAACAATTGCTTCATAGCTTGGATTTAACGATTAACCCAGGTGAAATGGTTGGCCTTGTAGGTGAAAGCGGCAGTGGGAAAAGTATAACTGCATCTGCTATTTTAGGGTTACTACCAAGGCAACTAGAAATAAATCAAGGTGAAATCTCATTTCAAGGGAATAGAATTGATCATTTACCTCAACAACGACTACGCCCATTGCGTGGAAGACATATGGCAATGATATTTCAAGATTACAACGGCAGTCTAACTCCGTTTATTAAAATAGGAAAACAGATGATAGAAACACTTCGTATCCATGAAAAGATAACGAAAAAGGAAGCAAGAGAACGTGCCTTAGAAGCTTTACAGCGTGTGAAGCTTCCGGAAACAAGAGTGTTTGAAAATTATCCTTTTGAGCTAAGTGGTGGACAAAAGCAGCGTGTCGCTATTGCTATGGCAATGATGCTACATCCAGCCTTGTTAATTGCAGATGAGCCAACTACGGCGTTAGATGTTGTAACGGGAGAGCGGATTTTGGAACTCATCAAAGATCTTCAAAGTGAATTGAAATGTGGTGTTTTATTAATTTCACACCATTTAGGTGAAGTGTTGAAATGGTCTGATCGTATCGCAGTGATGTATGGTGGACATCTAGTAGAAGAAGGAACAACTAGAATAGTTGGCCAACATCCGTATACAAGCTTACTTCTACAGTCTAGACCACAGTTAACCAATGAGTTTACTGAACTAAAATTAATTCCTGGAGAACCAGGGAATGTCTCGGAACTAGGTTGCCCATTTGTAAATCGGTGCCCGAGTAGAGTGGAAAAGTGTTGGGAGAGTAACCTAAAATTAGTTTATTTACAAGCTAATCATCGGGTCTCTTGTCACTTGTTTGACCGACAATTTTATTGCAATGAGGTACGGTAA
- a CDS encoding ABC transporter ATP-binding protein, with protein MSVLLDVCHVEKKYQDQFYAVKDVSFQIKIGECLGLVGESGSGKSTIARAILSVVKLDKGAIYFHGSRLDTLQGEKLRQMRKHIQMVFQDPTSSLNERLSIFTSVMEPLDNFKKVKPSFLADVRHSREETAIKLLEMVGLSSDFLKRYPHELSGGQKQRVAIARAISLGPDLIICDEPTASLDASIQAQILNLLKELKKDLEMSYLFISHDIAAVQYMSDEMIVMKEGEIVDQFSTQQLLHSDRNLYTRQLIQANSY; from the coding sequence ATGAGTGTTTTGTTAGATGTTTGTCATGTTGAAAAAAAGTATCAGGACCAATTCTACGCAGTTAAAGACGTTTCTTTTCAAATAAAAATTGGCGAATGTTTGGGTTTAGTTGGTGAGAGTGGCAGTGGAAAAAGTACAATTGCCCGCGCAATCCTATCTGTTGTGAAGCTAGATAAAGGGGCAATTTATTTCCACGGATCAAGGCTAGATACACTTCAGGGTGAAAAGCTAAGGCAAATGCGAAAGCATATCCAAATGGTGTTCCAAGATCCTACATCTTCTCTAAATGAGCGCTTATCCATTTTCACCTCTGTGATGGAACCTTTAGATAATTTTAAAAAAGTAAAGCCTTCTTTTTTAGCTGATGTTAGACATTCAAGAGAAGAAACAGCCATTAAACTATTAGAGATGGTTGGTCTCTCAAGCGATTTTTTAAAGCGTTATCCGCATGAATTAAGTGGTGGACAAAAGCAGCGAGTAGCCATAGCTAGAGCCATCAGTTTAGGACCAGATTTAATCATATGCGATGAACCTACGGCTAGCCTTGATGCTTCTATTCAGGCGCAAATACTAAATTTGTTAAAAGAACTAAAAAAAGACCTAGAGATGTCTTACTTATTTATAAGTCATGATATTGCTGCCGTTCAATATATGAGTGATGAAATGATTGTGATGAAAGAAGGGGAAATTGTCGATCAGTTTTCTACGCAGCAATTATTGCATTCTGATCGTAATTTATACACGCGGCAGCTAATTCAAGCTAATTCGTATTAA
- a CDS encoding GNAT family N-acetyltransferase, whose protein sequence is MIDVREVNDTEIEAVSHFLLSTMGEVFPFPLSQRSLRDLEEMKERFLDRKDATFLAAFFEGKVVGTLAIDRYDNRIKALRGRFDLDATCEVIKCYADRNKRRQGIGSLLFEKATEFSKRAGYQTMYLHTHKFLPGGFTFWRKKGFSIILDEGDPFETVHMEKGL, encoded by the coding sequence ATGATAGATGTTCGAGAGGTAAACGACACTGAGATTGAGGCTGTGAGCCACTTCTTACTTAGTACAATGGGTGAAGTCTTTCCATTCCCACTAAGTCAGAGATCTTTACGAGATTTAGAGGAAATGAAAGAACGCTTTTTAGACCGTAAAGATGCAACATTTTTGGCGGCATTTTTTGAGGGGAAAGTGGTGGGAACTTTAGCTATTGACCGTTATGACAACCGAATTAAAGCTCTTAGAGGGCGTTTTGATTTGGATGCTACATGTGAAGTAATCAAATGTTATGCAGATCGAAATAAACGGCGACAAGGCATTGGTAGTTTACTTTTTGAAAAGGCAACAGAGTTTTCAAAACGAGCAGGCTATCAAACAATGTATCTCCATACTCATAAGTTTTTACCAGGGGGATTCACGTTTTGGAGGAAAAAAGGTTTTTCAATTATTCTTGATGAAGGTGATCCTTTTGAAACGGTTCATATGGAAAAAGGACTGTAA